The genomic DNA CTATGTTGTATGAGTACATTTTTCTGATTTTGACAGACAAATTCTCTAAAACTAGCTTCCATTTGGGCTGCTGTTGTGTAGGTCTCTGGGTGATCTGCATCTGCAGCGGTTACAATGCTAAAGGTTGGCTTTAGGTGGAGAAAGGATCTATTAAACTCGTCGGCTTCTGCTACCATGAATTGTACGTTATCTAATGAATGGTTATATAATAAGTTGGTATCATATAGTTGCATCATACCACCTACAAAGGCGACCATGGGCAGGTCGCTTTGATGGAGGATATGGGCGATCATAGCTGAAGTAGTTGTTTTGCCATGTGTACCTGCCACTGCTATCGTAACAAATTGCTTGGAAATGGTTCCTAGGATTTCTGCACGTGATTGGATCTTGTAACCAACCTCTTTAAAATAGTTTAAAATAGGGCTATCGGCCGGGATAGCAGGTGTATAAATCACTAGGGTTTGGCTGGGGTGGTTGCAAATAATGTCAGGAATAGCCTCTAGCCTATCTTCGCAAGCTATCAGAATACCCTCTTTTCTAAGCTGTGACACTATAGCAGATGGAGATTGATCATACCCAAAAACTTGGTAACCTTGTTTAGCAAATAATTGCGCCAAGGCACTCATGCCTATGCCACCAATCCCTATAAAGTATACAAAATCGTAGTCGTTAAATGGTAGCATAACTGTGGTTTTGAGATTTAAAACTAGATTAGAAAAAACCAACCATAATATTAGTTTTCCATAAGTTTTCCATTGAGTATTTCGATAGCTATACGCTTACGGAAGTAAGGCATGTCGTGTTGGGTGAAATTGATTGGTGCATCCCGCGCTACGTAGTCAGCAAATTTGCATACAAATACACCACAATCACTATGATTCTTCTGCTGCGGTAGGTCTTTCAAGCATTTAAGCCGCCACTCATCTTGGTTCAGTTTCCCTTGTTGTTTGTCGGTTATTTCTTGACTAAGGTAGTCTAGCAACGTTTTTAGGCAATCCCAATTTTCTCCTCCTAGCGAATCATAATACTTTATAGTCTTGCTACGAAAATCAATAACTGCTAAACACCAATGGTTTGTTAGATGAACAGGGATAAGCACCATGTCATAGGAAAATATATTCTTACCTTTAGTCCATTTTTTCACTTTTGAATAGCCACTTTTGGAAAGTGATTGTAAAAAAAAGGTATTGAATGCACAAACCCTTGGTTGTAAGTGGTTTTCTTTTTCTTCTGATCGTCTGTTAATCAGCTGCATATATGCGTTTATTATATTGTCATTGAGCCAAGTCAACCCTTGTAACCGGATTAGATCTTGCTGCATAATGGGTATGCTTTCTACATTGGTAATCAGTGTGCCAGTTGAGGTATTAAAGGCTTGTTCTACTTGGGCGAGCATCTCTTGAGTTAATATGACATTTTGTGGGTTCATCGATGGTTTTCCTGGCGCGCACGCTTGCCTATTTTCTATTTGAGGTTCCTTGTTTTTTTGTATACAGCTTGGTTGTATGTTTATTTTGTTGGCTGGTGGCAGGTGGCTCTTGTATGCGTTGTTTGCGTTGCTGTCAGTAGGTGTCATTGCGTTACTTATCCTATGATTTTTGTTCTTTTTGGTTGATTGCGTGCATAATCCAGCATAGAACATGGCATAGAAAAAAAAGATCAATATAACAGAAAAATAGAATCTCATAAAACTGTGCGGTTTCAATAAAAATGCTACAAAAAAATAATTTGTAATTATATTAAAATATTTGGTAACCTGAGTCGTTCTGGATTGGATTATTTTTTAGATCTGATAACCAATATGAATAAAAACTGTTTTGATTTGGTTCATATAAATTAATTTGAATAGACGACCTATAAATAAATGATTATGGTTATCAGTGAATTATATAGGATTTTACTAAATCCTTTATTCTATACCAGCTGTATCGAATCTTGACTGTTATACCTTCATTTTCTTTTCGTTTACCTAGTAAACCTATGGGTAGCAAGTTCAGAAAAGCATTTCTTATTTTTAATAAAAAAGTCAACAAGAATACTCCCCTTATAGCTATTGGGCAAATCGGCTGCAGCAGCTTTTGTTATGTGTGTGTTTTTTAGCTTAAAAAAATCTATTTGGGCTTTTATAATAGCCCAGCTATGGGCAAACTTACCCAGTACCAACATTCGAAGCATAGCTAATAGATCCAAGCATAGGTTTTTGATCGGATATATCAGATGGTTTGGGTGATACTTGTACAACATATATAACCTATTTCTAAAGTTTAAGTAGGTTTTAGTAGGGCTATTGTAGGGTAGGGTAGCCCCTCCTAGATGGTATACCCTACTGCTTCCGCAATAATAGACCTTCCAACCAGCAAGCTGGGCACGCCAGCAAAGATCAATTTCCTCAAAATGTGCAAAAAAAAGCTCATCGAATCCACCTAGACTATGGAAAGCTTTGGCACGTACCAATAGACAAGCCCCGCTGGCCCAAAAGACAGCTCGTGTATCGTTGTATTGTCCGCTATCTTTTTCAATGCGATGAAAGATCCTTCCTCGACAAAAGGGATAGCCATAGTCATCTATAAACCCACCAGCTGCGCCAGCATAGTCAAAGTGATCTGGTTTCCTGAGAGAAAGTATTTTAGGTTGGCAAAACCCAATAGCAGGATCTTCCTCCATAAGGGCTAGTAACGGTTCTAGCCAGTGGTTTGTAACCAGGAGATCATTATTCAATAATAGATAATAGGTGGCTTGAATCTGTTTTAGGGCTAGATTATACCCTTTTGCAACCCCATAATTTGCACCATGTACCATACAGGTCACTGTTGGGAAATGACTCCTTAGATAAGTTACAGAGCCATCTGTAGAGCCATTATCCACTACTATTATGTTATAGCGATTGCTATAGCGTAGTAGGGTAGGTAAGTATGCCTTTAATAGGGGCAGTCCATTGTAGTTTAATACTACAATGGCTACACTTGGCAGGTGGGTCATTAGGGGATGCTTTATAGCGTTCCTGCTTGTTGCTGTATCACTTCTTGGACTTTATGGTCTACTTCTTCCAAGGCTAGGTTGGCTGCACCAACTATAAGATCTTGTACCATTTTTCGATTTGTTTGATTAAATAGCGTCTCATCTATTGAAACAGCAAGGATTTTTTTATCGCCACGCGCGGTTACCTGAACCAGTCCAGCGCCTGTTTCTTTGGTTACAGTAAGTTGATCCAGTTGCTTTTTGACCGCTTCCATTTTTTCTCGGACCTGGTCCATTTGTCCAAATAGCTTGTTTATATCCATTTTTATTGCTTTCTAAAATTCCCTGTATTTTTATATGCCTGTACCATACTGGTGACCCACCATCTTATAGGCGCTAAGCTATGCACTATAACGAACGATAGGGCTAGTGGTACAATACCGCAATGCTGCTCTATCAGTAACGCACTAAAAAGCCAAATGACAATAGGCAAATCTATTAAGAGCATATACAATGCTGTTAATAGATAGCAGCCATAATTGGCCTTGCCACCACCCACCATTTTTATTAAATAAGCTTTGTCATGGCTTATTAAACTATCTAATAGCCAAGTTAATCCTAAAAAGATAAAAAACTGCTGAATGCCTAGTTTAAATCGATGGGTTTGTAAAATCTTAGCTGGCTTTATCTGCAATCCCAACATGACTACAGCTGCAATAGAAAGCATTACCAGTGCAAAAAATATAGGAAATCTAACCGGGTAAATCTTGCCACTTAGTTCAGTATATCTATTGGATTCAGGTTTGATAACTAAAAATAGTAGTGCAGCCAGTAGTAAAAGCACAAAGAGCCCTTTCATTTTACCTGTTGGTACAGTGGCTACCTGCTCATCATTACCTTGAGGAGGGTTCTGAGCTTCTTTACATAGTGGTATCAGCCATTTATTGGGCATAAGGCTGGCCAGCAAGCTACTGACCATTGTGAGGCCGACTGTGGTGGCAACTATGACCCCTATCAAAGCTAGAGTAGGAAATCCACTATTTCTTGCCACCACTATGAGCGGTATGCCTGAAATAGATAAAGGACTTGCCAGTAGCGCCATATGCGCAGCAATGGTGATAGGAACA from Cardinium endosymbiont of Philonthus spinipes includes the following:
- a CDS encoding Ulp1 family isopeptidase, with protein sequence MNPQNVILTQEMLAQVEQAFNTSTGTLITNVESIPIMQQDLIRLQGLTWLNDNIINAYMQLINRRSEEKENHLQPRVCAFNTFFLQSLSKSGYSKVKKWTKGKNIFSYDMVLIPVHLTNHWCLAVIDFRSKTIKYYDSLGGENWDCLKTLLDYLSQEITDKQQGKLNQDEWRLKCLKDLPQQKNHSDCGVFVCKFADYVARDAPINFTQHDMPYFRKRIAIEILNGKLMEN
- a CDS encoding glycosyltransferase family 2 protein, producing the protein MTHLPSVAIVVLNYNGLPLLKAYLPTLLRYSNRYNIIVVDNGSTDGSVTYLRSHFPTVTCMVHGANYGVAKGYNLALKQIQATYYLLLNNDLLVTNHWLEPLLALMEEDPAIGFCQPKILSLRKPDHFDYAGAAGGFIDDYGYPFCRGRIFHRIEKDSGQYNDTRAVFWASGACLLVRAKAFHSLGGFDELFFAHFEEIDLCWRAQLAGWKVYYCGSSRVYHLGGATLPYNSPTKTYLNFRNRLYMLYKYHPNHLIYPIKNLCLDLLAMLRMLVLGKFAHSWAIIKAQIDFFKLKNTHITKAAAADLPNSYKGSILVDFFIKNKKCFSELATHRFTR
- a CDS encoding YbaB/EbfC family nucleoid-associated protein produces the protein MDINKLFGQMDQVREKMEAVKKQLDQLTVTKETGAGLVQVTARGDKKILAVSIDETLFNQTNRKMVQDLIVGAANLALEEVDHKVQEVIQQQAGTL
- a CDS encoding anaerobic C4-dicarboxylate transporter family protein, with protein sequence MITIGWLMLLLLLIIGLRLGGVSIGLLSGLGLGLLTFSVQPTAPPNDLMLLQTTWFLLMSTLEAAGFFYLLQTKLRACIEQVHYHYGFLIALFCYGLVFLTGDKKWLQPSLCDQNGLHSDKARLFVPITIAAHMALLASPLSISGIPLIVVARNSGFPTLALIGVIVATTVGLTMVSSLLASLMPNKWLIPLCKEAQNPPQGNDEQVATVPTGKMKGLFVLLLLAALLFLVIKPESNRYTELSGKIYPVRFPIFFALVMLSIAAVVMLGLQIKPAKILQTHRFKLGIQQFFIFLGLTWLLDSLISHDKAYLIKMVGGGKANYGCYLLTALYMLLIDLPIVIWLFSALLIEQHCGIVPLALSFVIVHSLAPIRWWVTSMVQAYKNTGNFRKQ